In Streptomyces sp. NBC_01707, a genomic segment contains:
- a CDS encoding histidine phosphatase family protein, which produces MGELILIRHGETEWSRSGRHTSHTDLPLTALGERQARALVPLIADRKIGLTLVSPALRARLTAELAGLTSPRITPDLREWDYGGYEGVTTVEIHRTRPSWNLWTDGVAPGSEDHPGETPAQVGERADRVLAEIRTAAESLGDADIALVAHSHFLRVLTARYLGLTTSGGTLFQLATGAVSRLGTEHGNPVITAWNLALPESLLQAAAPDPVQSPE; this is translated from the coding sequence ATGGGCGAGTTGATTCTGATCCGGCACGGCGAGACCGAGTGGTCCCGGTCCGGGCGGCACACGAGCCATACCGACCTCCCGCTGACCGCCCTCGGCGAGCGGCAGGCCCGTGCTCTCGTGCCGCTGATCGCCGACCGGAAGATCGGGCTCACCCTGGTGAGCCCGGCCCTGCGGGCCCGGCTCACCGCCGAACTTGCCGGGCTCACCTCGCCCCGTATCACCCCTGACCTGCGTGAATGGGACTACGGCGGCTATGAGGGTGTGACCACCGTCGAGATCCACCGCACCCGGCCGTCCTGGAACCTGTGGACCGACGGGGTCGCGCCGGGCTCGGAGGACCATCCCGGGGAGACGCCGGCTCAGGTGGGGGAGCGGGCCGACCGCGTGCTCGCCGAGATCCGGACGGCCGCCGAATCACTGGGGGACGCGGACATCGCCCTCGTTGCACACTCCCACTTCCTTCGCGTGCTCACCGCTCGCTATCTCGGGCTGACGACGTCCGGCGGCACACTGTTCCAGCTCGCCACGGGGGCCGTCTCCCGGCTCGGCACCGAGCACGGGAATCCGGTCATCACAGCCTGGAACCTGGCCCTTCCCGAGAGTCTCCTCCAAGCGGCAGCGCCGGATCCGGTGCAGTCGCCGGAGTGA
- the hemC gene encoding hydroxymethylbilane synthase: protein MSAPELIRIVSRDSPMALAQVGRVRAELAALHPGTATEVVAVKTTGDKWMGDLAQVEGKGAFTKEVDAALLSGQADLAVHCVKDIPADRPLPAGTTFAAFLRRDDIRDALVHPGGLTLDRLPDGARIGTSSVRRSAQLAASHPHLQCVPMRGNANRRLDKLAAGEADALLLAVAGLERIDRTDVITEVLPVEVMCPPIGAGILALQCREGDRELIDAISLLGDPATHREATAERMFLHVLQGHCNSPIAGYARTDGSGELSLRAKVFTPDGKVVLNAHEWAGRLDPATLGTSVAVALLRQGARELIDGIPH from the coding sequence ATGTCCGCGCCTGAACTCATCCGCATCGTGTCCCGAGACTCGCCCATGGCTCTTGCCCAGGTGGGGCGCGTCCGTGCCGAGCTGGCCGCCCTCCATCCCGGCACCGCCACCGAAGTCGTGGCCGTCAAGACCACCGGTGACAAGTGGATGGGTGATCTCGCCCAGGTCGAAGGGAAGGGCGCGTTCACCAAGGAGGTCGACGCCGCCCTCCTCTCGGGCCAGGCGGACCTGGCAGTGCACTGCGTCAAGGACATCCCGGCCGACCGGCCGCTGCCCGCCGGAACCACCTTCGCGGCCTTCCTCCGCCGGGACGACATCCGCGACGCCCTCGTACACCCCGGAGGTCTCACCCTCGACCGGCTCCCCGACGGAGCCAGGATCGGCACCTCCTCCGTACGGCGCAGCGCCCAGCTCGCCGCCTCCCATCCGCACCTCCAGTGCGTGCCGATGCGGGGCAACGCCAACCGCCGACTGGACAAGCTCGCCGCAGGAGAAGCGGACGCGCTGCTTCTGGCCGTCGCCGGACTGGAACGCATCGACCGCACGGATGTGATCACCGAAGTCCTCCCGGTCGAGGTGATGTGCCCGCCGATCGGAGCCGGGATCCTCGCCCTCCAGTGCCGTGAGGGCGACAGGGAGCTGATCGACGCGATCAGCCTCCTCGGCGACCCCGCCACCCACCGCGAGGCCACCGCCGAGCGCATGTTCCTGCACGTGCTGCAGGGCCACTGCAACAGCCCCATCGCCGGATACGCCCGCACCGACGGCAGCGGCGAACTGTCGCTACGGGCGAAGGTGTTCACGCCCGACGGGAAGGTGGTCCTCAACGCCCACGAGTGGGCGGGTCGCCTGGACCCGGCCACACTCGGCACGTCCGTCGCCGTCGCCCTGCTGCGCCAGGGCGCCCGCGAACTCATCGACGGAATCCCGCACTGA
- the xylA gene encoding xylose isomerase, translating to MSDRFTPTSADKFTFGLWTVGWRGNDPFGDATRPALDPVESVERLAELGAHGVTFHDDDLIPFGSSDSERAAIITRFKDALDRTGLKVPMATTNLFTHPVFKDGGFTSNDRDVRRYALRKVIRNIDLAVELGATTYVAWGGREGAESGGAKDVRVALDRMKEAFDLLGEYVVEQGYDLRFAIEPKPNEPRGDILLPTVGHALAFIERLERPQMYGVNPEVGHEQMAGLNFPHGIAQALWAGKLYHIDLNGQSGIKYDQDLRFGAGDLRQAFWLVDLLETSDYDGPRHFDFKPVRTDGIDGVWESAKNCMRNYLILKERALAFRADPAVQEALAASRLDELAQPTAEDGLKSLLADTTAFEEFDVTTAAERSMAFEALDQLAMEHLLGVR from the coding sequence ATGTCGGACCGCTTCACTCCCACCTCCGCGGACAAGTTCACCTTCGGTCTCTGGACCGTCGGCTGGCGCGGCAACGACCCCTTCGGTGACGCCACCCGTCCCGCGCTCGACCCGGTCGAGTCCGTCGAGCGGCTCGCGGAGCTCGGTGCGCACGGTGTGACCTTCCACGACGACGACCTGATCCCGTTCGGCTCCTCGGACAGCGAGCGGGCCGCGATCATCACCCGGTTCAAGGACGCCCTGGACCGCACCGGTCTCAAGGTCCCGATGGCGACGACGAACCTGTTCACCCACCCGGTGTTCAAGGACGGCGGCTTCACCTCCAACGACCGCGACGTGCGCCGCTACGCGCTGCGCAAGGTCATCCGCAACATCGACCTCGCCGTCGAGCTCGGCGCCACCACGTACGTGGCCTGGGGCGGCCGCGAGGGCGCGGAGTCCGGCGGCGCCAAGGACGTACGGGTCGCGCTGGACCGGATGAAGGAGGCCTTCGACCTGCTCGGTGAGTACGTCGTCGAGCAGGGCTACGACCTGCGGTTCGCGATCGAGCCCAAGCCGAACGAGCCGCGCGGTGACATCCTGCTGCCCACCGTCGGCCACGCCCTCGCGTTCATCGAGCGCCTGGAACGCCCGCAGATGTACGGCGTCAACCCCGAGGTCGGCCACGAGCAGATGGCCGGGCTGAACTTCCCGCACGGCATCGCGCAGGCCCTGTGGGCCGGCAAGCTCTACCACATCGACCTCAACGGCCAGTCCGGCATCAAGTACGACCAGGACCTCCGCTTCGGCGCCGGCGACCTGCGCCAGGCCTTCTGGCTCGTCGACCTCCTCGAGACCTCCGACTACGACGGCCCGCGCCACTTCGACTTCAAGCCGGTGCGCACCGACGGCATCGACGGCGTATGGGAGTCCGCGAAGAACTGCATGCGCAACTACCTCATCCTCAAGGAGCGCGCCCTCGCGTTCCGCGCCGACCCCGCCGTCCAGGAGGCACTGGCCGCCTCCCGCCTCGACGAACTCGCACAGCCCACCGCCGAGGACGGCCTCAAGAGCCTCCTCGCCGACACCACCGCGTTCGAGGAGTTCGACGTCACCACCGCCGCCGAACGCTCGATGGCCTTCGAAGCCCTCGACCAGCTCGCCATGGAACACCTGCTCGGCGTCCGCTGA